GCGGCCGCCACCAGCAGCAGGCCCAGGCTCGCCACGCGGCGCGGCCCATGCCGGTCCATCAGGTAACCGCTGAGCGGAGCACCCAGCCCGAACAGCAGCAGCCCCACGCTGACCGCGCCACTCAGGGTGGTCAGCGTGAAACCGGTGTCGGCCTGCATGGGCTTCAGAAAGACGCCCGGCGCACTTCTGGCCCCTGCCGCCAGCAGCAGCACCACGATGGTCACGCCGACCGTCAGCCAGGCGCGGTTCATGCCGCCTTGCACGGGGGTCGGGGGGGTGGTCATGTCTTCAGACTATCTTGAGGGAAGGGCGGCCTGAGGATTCGTATGGAACGCTAGTGTGGTCTCATACGTAACGATGACTGATGCCGGTGGCCGTCCGTGCTGCGGGCATCTTCCCGAAACCGCCACCCACCCTCCTGGAGGAAAACACATGAGCATCCTTGACCGCCTGTCCCGCCTGCTCCGCGCCAACGTCAACGACCTGATCAGCAAGGCCGAAGACCCCGCCAAGATCATCGACCAGGCCCTGCGCGACATGCGCGGCGCGTACAGCGAAGCCCGCAGCGAGGTGGCCGAGGCCATGGCCCAGGCGGCCAAGTTGGAGCGCGAAGGCAACACCAACCGCACCCTGGCCGCCGAGTACGAGAAGAAAGCCGAGGAAGCCCTGCGCGGCGGCAGTGAAGACCTGGCCAGGGAAGCCCTGCGCCGCGCCCAGAACCACAAGGACCTGGCCCGCGGCTTCGACGAGCAGCGCGAGCGCCAGACTTCCATGGTCGACCAGCTCAAGACCCAGCTGCGCGCGCTGGAAGCCAAGATCGACGAGATGCAGAGCAAGCAGACCCTGCTGGCCGCCCGTCAGAAGACCGCGCAGGCTGGAGCCACGCTGGACAGGGTGAGCGGCTTCGACAAGGCGGGGGGGGCCATGGACGCCTTCGAGGACATGGAAGAAAAAGTCGCCGCGATGGAGGACAAGAACCGCGCCATGGGCGAACTGCGCAAGGAAAAGGACTTCGACGAGCAGCTCAAGGATCTGGGCCGCGACAAGGACGTGGACGACGCCCTGGCCGCCCTGAAGGCCAAGATCGGCCAGAACTGAGCCCGCCCGACCTGAACCTGAGCTGAAGAGTGGCCGTCCCGCGTGGACTGCCGCTTTTCTGTTGCCGGCTCTGTAGCCGGTGAGGCAAACCAGATTGCGCGCCATCACTCCTCCTCCTCTTGATGGACGCTTCATCACGGGAAACATGAAATCCTGACACAATGACAGCTATGTTGCGCGCTTCTTTTTTTCCGGGTCACGGTTGGCTGCTGCTGGGTCTTGCTGCGCTGCTGGGGAGTTGCGCCCCCCAGCAGGTGGCGCCGGGAACGGTGACGGCCAACACGAGTGCCAGCGGGGTGTCCTTTTACCCGTACCAGACCGGCCTGGTCTGGACTTACGTGCCCGAGGGCGAGGCGAACGCCACACCTTACGTGTTGCGGACGCTGGGGCCGACCATTTTTCAGGGGCAGAACGTGTACGCCACGCAACTCACCGGGCGCGGGGCCGAGCAGACCTGGTTCCGGAATTACGACGCCTCGGGCGTGAAACTGCTGGGCTTCACCAAACCGGGCGTAACGGTCACGCTTGACCCGGCCTGGCAGGAAGCGCCCGCCACGACGGCCTGGAAGGTGGGCCTGCACTGGGAAGGCAGCAGCAAGGTGCAGGTGATCATGGAGGGCGGCAAGGTGGCGGCCTCCGGTACCCTGAAGTACCAGTACGACGTGCAGGATCAGCGGCAGGTGAAGGTGGGCAGCGCGACCTACAACGTGTTCGTGGTGACGCGCCAGATCAGTGACGACGTGGGCGGGCTGTTCCCGGCGGCCCAGCAGTACTGGTTCGCCCCCTTCGTCGGGGACGTGCGAACCCCTGAGGCGCTGCTGCTGACCGCCAAGAATTTCGAGGTGAAACGGTGAACGAGACCACGCCGCTGCTCGACCGCGTGAAGTCCCCGCGTGACCTTAAACGCCTGTCCCGCGAGCAATTGCCGCAACTGTCGCAGGAGGTGCGTGACGAGATCGTGCGGGTGTGCTCGCAGGGGGGCCTGCACCTGGCCAGCAGCCTGGGGGCCACAGACGTGATCGTGGCGCTGCACTACGTGCTGAATAGCCCGCGTGACCGCATTCTGTTCGACGTGGGCCACCAGGCCTACGCGCACAAGATCCTGACCGGGCGGCGCGAGCAGATGCCCACCATCAAGAAGGAAGGGGGCCTCTCGGGCTTCACCAAGGTCAGCGAATCCGAGCACGACGCCATTACCGTGGGGCACGCCAGCACCAGCCTGGCCAACGCCCTGGGCATGGCGATGGCCCGCGACGCGCTAGGCCAGGATTACCACGTGGCCGCCGTGATCGGGGACGGCTCGCTGACCGGCGGCATGGCGCTGGCGGCCCTGAACACCATCGGGGACATGAACCGCAAGATGCTGATCGTTCTGAACGACAACGAGATGAGCATCAGCGAGAACGTGGGGGCCATCAACAAGTTCATGCGCGGCCTGCAGGTGCAGAAGTGGTTTCAGGAGGGTGAGGGGGCCGGAAAGAAGGCGGTGGAGACCATCAGTAAACCGCTGGCCAACTTCATGAGCCGCGCCAAGAACAGCACCCGGCATTTCTTCGACCCGGCCAGCGTGAACCCCTTCGCGGCGATGGGTGTGCGCTACGTCGGCCCGGTCGACGGCCACAACGTCGAGGAACTGGTGTGGCTGATCGAGAGGCTGGTCGACCTGGACGGACCCACCATCCTGCACGTGGTGACGCGCAAGGGCAAGGGCCTGCCCTACGCCGAGGCCGACCCCATCTACTGGCACGGCCCGGCCAAATTCGACCCGGACACCGGCGAGTTCAAACCCAGCAGCGCCTACTCGTGGAGCGCCGCTTTCGGGGACGCAGTGACGGAACTGGCCCGCCAGGACCCCCGCACCTTCGTCATTACGCCCGCCATGCGTGAGGGCAGCGGCCTGGTCGAGTACAGCCGTCAGCATCCCAATCGTTACCTGGACGTGGGCATTGCCGAGGAGGTCGCCGTGACCACCGCCGCCGGCATGGCCCTGCAGGGTCTGCGGCCCATCGTGGCGATCTACAGCAGTTTCCTGCAACGCGCCTACGATCAGGTTTTGCATGACGTGGCCATCGAGCACCTGAATGTCACCTTCGCCATCGACCGCGCCGGGATCGTGGGCGCGGACGGCGCGACACACAACGGTGTGTTCGACCTGAGTTTCCTGCGCAGCATCCCCGGGCTGCACATCGGCCTACCCAAAGATGCCGCCGAACTGCGTGGCATGCTGAAGTGGGCACAGGAGCACGCCGGGCCCTACGCCATCCGCTATCCGCGCGGCAACACCGAGAAAGTACCGGACGGCACCTGGCCGGCCATCGAGTGGGGCCGCTGGGAACGCCTGAAAGAAGGCGACGACGTGGTGATTCTGGCCGGTGGCAAGGCGCTGGAGTACGCCCAGAAGGCCGCCTGGAACCTCCCCAATGTCGGGGTGGTCAACGCCCGTTTCGTCAAACCGCTGGATGAGAGCCTGCTGCGCGAGGTGGCCGAAAAAGCCCGCGCCATCATCACTGTGGAGGACAACACGGTGGTGGGCGGCTTCGGCAGCGCCGTGCTGGAGGCCCTGAACCGAATGAACCTGGACGTTCCGGTGCGCGTGCTGGGCATCCCGGACGAGTTCCAGGATCACGCCACCGTCGAGAGCGTGCATGCCCGCAGCGGCATCGACGCCGCCGCCATTCGCACCGCGCTGGCCGAACTAGGCGTGGACGTGCCGGTGGGTGTGTAAACGAAGGGCGTCACCACTCACATGATGACGCCCTTTGTCGGCAGAAATTAGAGCGGGACGACGCAGGTTGCATTTACCCGGCTGCTGTCCGGGTTTATTTTTTCGGCTTTGATCTCAATTTTGGACAGCGCACCAGTAAACCCAGTTCCGAAACGTGCTATGAAATCCACTTCATAGGACGTCACGGTTTGAATGGGGTCATTCATGCTCCACAGGACTTGATGCGCTCCTTGCAGGCTGGAGTGGTCAAACAAACGGAAACTCTTGGCAGTTGGTGTGTAGCTGTACGTAAGGGTGGGGCTGGTGAAGTCGTAACTGCCGTCAGCCCGGATGGTAAAGCTGCAAGCTGCGCCTGCGGGGTTGGTTCCGGTATATGTTCCGGTCAGGCAGGCGCTGGCGCTGGGATCACTGCTTTGCGAGAGGACGGGGCAGGCGGCCAGTTTCGTTTGCAGGGCCGTGTTGCCTGTTCCGCCATTGCCGCCGTCTCCACCGCCGTTACCAGTACCTCCGCCGCCCCCGCCTCCGCAGGCGCTGAGTAGGGTGGCGAGGGTCAACATACTCAAGGTTATTTTCTTCATGGCAGACTCTCCTTTTTAGGGGAACGGGTAACATGCCGCTTTGCTTGTGGTCAACAGCGTCTTTCCCGTGTTCCGCTTTTAATGCCAGTCCGAGGTTAGCGGGTGTCCACTTGCATTTATAGTGGTTCGTGCAAGTCGTTAAAGGAGAGTGGAATGTGACGGACGCTGAACGAAACGTGCAAGTCGTTAAAGACTTCCGTGCGGCGCAGGTGTTGCTGGACAAGCCACAACTCTCGATTTTGCGGGCGTTCATGACACCGGGTGGTCAGACCATTAAGGCGGTGGCCGAGCAGCTTAGGCTGGATTTGAATAATGTTTACCGACGGGTACAGCGTTTCGAGCAACTGGGGTTACTGAAGGTCGTGGCGCACCAGAAACGCCGTGGGCGGGACGTGAAGGTGTACCGCGCAACAGCGCAGGAGTTCTTCATTCCAACAAGTCTTTACCCGTTGAACGAGTATTTTCTGGATTTGTTTCAGCCGTTCGCGGAGCGTTTTCGTTTGAATTACCACCGTATTTTCGAGCATTGCGAGAAGCCGGTGGGGGGCATTCTGGCGGGTCAACTGGCGTCGGGACATTTTTACGGCATGGCTGATCAGCAGATGCAGGTGTTCACGGATTACGGTGCTGACTCGCCAGCAGCGGTGTTTCACGGCACGGTGTTGCGGCTGGGCCGAACGGCAGCGCGGGAGTTGGAAGGGGAACTGTTCAATTTGCTCATGAAGTACACCGGGCAGCAGGAGGAAGACGGGCGGCCGCACGTGTTGACGGTGTTGTACCACCCGCAGTACATCGATCCGGAAAGTCAGTGATGTCCTGGCTCGGGTGACGCGCAGGGTATCTGGTGCGCGGTTGAGCGTTTATGCTGTGCTGTATCCGATGCTTTTCGTTATACTTCCCCAAGTTCTTTGAACTGAGTTCAATAATCCCGCTGTCTGTTGCCCAACAGCGCCCTGGAGGTTCCCGACTTGCTGCCCCTCTTTCACCAGATTGCCTTCCTGATTTTCGCCCTGATTGTGGGCGGCATTGGCGTATACGGCTTCTACCGCCTGTACCTGCGGATCATGCGCGGCGCGCCCGCCAGCGAGGCGCGTACCGACCATCTGCCTGGCCGCATCGGGTACGCGCTGGTCACCGCCCTGACGCAGGAGCGCACCTTCCGCCGCCGCACCGGCATCAGCATCCTGCACAGCTTCATCTTCTACGGCTTCACCTACTACCTGCTGGTGAACGTCATCGACGGGCTGGAGGGGTACTTTCACTTTTCCATCCTGAGCAGTCACCCGCTGGGCGCGGTGTACAACTTCCTGGCCGACCTGATGAGCTTCCTGGTGTATGTGGGCGTGGTCGGGCTGCTGATTCGCCGGCTGTGGACGCCCAGCAAACGGGATTTCCGCTTCACCGAGAAGACGCTATTGCATCCGCTGGTGCGGCAGAACTACATCAAGCGCGACAGCCTGATCGTCTCGGCGTTCATCCTGTTTCACATTGGGAGCCGTTTCGTGGGGAACGCCGCGAAAATGGTGGAGGAAGCCCGACTGCACGGTGGGTACGACATTCTGCAACCCTTCGCTTCAGGGACGGGCAGCCTGCTGTTCGGTGGTCTGAGTGACAGTGCCATTCACGCCATCCGTATTTTCGGGTTCTGGGGCGGTCTGGGCAGCATTCTGGCGTTCCTGGCGTACTTCCCGTTCACGAAGCACATTCACATTTTCCTGGCCCCCCTCAATTACGCGCTGAAACGCCCTGTCGGGAGCGGCGTGCTGCCGCCCATGAAGGGCCTTGAGGAAGCGATGGAGTCCGAGGAACCCAAACTGGGCGCCGAGAAGCTGGAAGAACTGGAATGGCCCCGATTGCTCGACGCCTATGCCTGCATCCAGTGCAACCGCTGCCAGGACGTGTGCCCGGCGAACGCCACCGGCAAGGCGCTTTCGCCCGCCGCGCTGGAAATCAACAAGCGCATGGAACTGAACGTCATCGCGTCGGGGCACAGTCCGTTCACGCTGAAACCCGTGCCGTTCGAGGCGGGGGCCAGCACCGCGCACCCGCTGCTGGAATTCGCCATCAACGAGGAAAGTGTGTGGGCCTGCACCACCTGCGGCGCGTGCATGCAGGTGTGCCCGGTGCAGGACGAGCAGATGCTCGACATCGTGGACATCCGCCGGCATCAGGTGATGGTGGCCGGGGAATTCCCGCAGCAACTCCAGACAGCGTTTCGCGGAATGGAACGCGCCAGCAACCCCTGGGGCATCAGCCGCGACAAGCGCATGGAGTGGGCCGAGGGCCTGAAGGTGCCCACCATCGACGAGAACCCCGAGCCGGACGTCCTCTACTGGGTGGGCTGCGCCGCCAGCTATGACCCCGGCGCGCAGAAGGTCGCCCGCAGTTTCGTGCAACTGCTGGACAAGGCTGGCGTGAACTACGCGGTGCTGGGCAAGAAAGAAGCCTGCACCGGCGACAGCGCGCGCCGCGCCGGGAACGAATTCCTGTACCAGCAACTGGCGCAGGAGAACGTGGAAACGTTGAACACGGTGGCCCCGAAGCTGATCGTGGCGACCTGCCCGCACTGCATGAACGCCATCGGCAACGAGTACCGGCAGATCGGCGGGGACTACCGCACCATCCACCACACCGAGTACCTGGAAACGCTGGTGGCCGCCGGGAAACTGCCGCTGGCGAACCTCGGCGACCACGTCACCTACCACGACCCCTGCTACCTGGGCCGCCACAACGGCGTGTACGACGCCCCGCGCACCCTGATTACCAGGATGGCTGGGGAAATCCTCGATCTGGAACGCCAGCGCGAGAACAGCTTCTGCTGCGGCGCGGGCGGCGCGCAGTTCTGGAAGGAGGAGGAAGAAGGCCGCGAGCGGGTGTCTGATAACCGTTTCCGCGAGATTCAGGCCCGGCTGGACAGTGCCGCCGAGCGCAGCGCCGATTACGAGAAGAATGGCCCCAGCGAGAAGGTGCTGGCGGTGGGCTGCCCCTTTTGCAAGGCCATGATGAACAGCACCCCCGAGAAGCAGAAACGCGACGACATCATCGTGAAGGACGTGGCCGAGCTCATGCTGGAAAGCGTGATGCGGGCCACTGGCGAGGAGGTTCTGCCCACCGGCCCCGAACCCGTCTCCCCCATTCACCAGCCCGAGTACGCCAGCGCCCCGAACGCGCAGATGCC
This is a stretch of genomic DNA from Deinococcus fonticola. It encodes these proteins:
- a CDS encoding heterodisulfide reductase-related iron-sulfur binding cluster; translated protein: MLPLFHQIAFLIFALIVGGIGVYGFYRLYLRIMRGAPASEARTDHLPGRIGYALVTALTQERTFRRRTGISILHSFIFYGFTYYLLVNVIDGLEGYFHFSILSSHPLGAVYNFLADLMSFLVYVGVVGLLIRRLWTPSKRDFRFTEKTLLHPLVRQNYIKRDSLIVSAFILFHIGSRFVGNAAKMVEEARLHGGYDILQPFASGTGSLLFGGLSDSAIHAIRIFGFWGGLGSILAFLAYFPFTKHIHIFLAPLNYALKRPVGSGVLPPMKGLEEAMESEEPKLGAEKLEELEWPRLLDAYACIQCNRCQDVCPANATGKALSPAALEINKRMELNVIASGHSPFTLKPVPFEAGASTAHPLLEFAINEESVWACTTCGACMQVCPVQDEQMLDIVDIRRHQVMVAGEFPQQLQTAFRGMERASNPWGISRDKRMEWAEGLKVPTIDENPEPDVLYWVGCAASYDPGAQKVARSFVQLLDKAGVNYAVLGKKEACTGDSARRAGNEFLYQQLAQENVETLNTVAPKLIVATCPHCMNAIGNEYRQIGGDYRTIHHTEYLETLVAAGKLPLANLGDHVTYHDPCYLGRHNGVYDAPRTLITRMAGEILDLERQRENSFCCGAGGAQFWKEEEEGRERVSDNRFREIQARLDSAAERSADYEKNGPSEKVLAVGCPFCKAMMNSTPEKQKRDDIIVKDVAELMLESVMRATGEEVLPTGPEPVSPIHQPEYASAPNAQMPMHVTGTHAGTGAPDAVVGQTNADFINQQPGSPAGSGTQHEAQAEHPEQVTQRRAWKPKGGDDVVTPPPAPATDGESPARKAWQPRGADEVSATPTPVTPAAAAPQPPAPEAAPARKAWKPKGADDVSAAVVSPETAPAAAPSADTSTRKAWAPKAKSDDVNAAPVTEVDATPAAPATGEAPARQAWKPKAKAEDATAAQPTPVVTTPAAPTAASTAESITEATGERKKWTPKAPATDETAPASAAPVVTAPAAEPANVTPATAPAGERPKWQPKKPADATAPIQTAPAPANADLAPITEHVYLEQAGENALEQGAAATADPAAPPAQSPTNPDTGRRKWTPKKPS
- the dxs gene encoding 1-deoxy-D-xylulose-5-phosphate synthase, whose amino-acid sequence is MNETTPLLDRVKSPRDLKRLSREQLPQLSQEVRDEIVRVCSQGGLHLASSLGATDVIVALHYVLNSPRDRILFDVGHQAYAHKILTGRREQMPTIKKEGGLSGFTKVSESEHDAITVGHASTSLANALGMAMARDALGQDYHVAAVIGDGSLTGGMALAALNTIGDMNRKMLIVLNDNEMSISENVGAINKFMRGLQVQKWFQEGEGAGKKAVETISKPLANFMSRAKNSTRHFFDPASVNPFAAMGVRYVGPVDGHNVEELVWLIERLVDLDGPTILHVVTRKGKGLPYAEADPIYWHGPAKFDPDTGEFKPSSAYSWSAAFGDAVTELARQDPRTFVITPAMREGSGLVEYSRQHPNRYLDVGIAEEVAVTTAAGMALQGLRPIVAIYSSFLQRAYDQVLHDVAIEHLNVTFAIDRAGIVGADGATHNGVFDLSFLRSIPGLHIGLPKDAAELRGMLKWAQEHAGPYAIRYPRGNTEKVPDGTWPAIEWGRWERLKEGDDVVILAGGKALEYAQKAAWNLPNVGVVNARFVKPLDESLLREVAEKARAIITVEDNTVVGGFGSAVLEALNRMNLDVPVRVLGIPDEFQDHATVESVHARSGIDAAAIRTALAELGVDVPVGV
- a CDS encoding PspA/IM30 family protein, whose amino-acid sequence is MSILDRLSRLLRANVNDLISKAEDPAKIIDQALRDMRGAYSEARSEVAEAMAQAAKLEREGNTNRTLAAEYEKKAEEALRGGSEDLAREALRRAQNHKDLARGFDEQRERQTSMVDQLKTQLRALEAKIDEMQSKQTLLAARQKTAQAGATLDRVSGFDKAGGAMDAFEDMEEKVAAMEDKNRAMGELRKEKDFDEQLKDLGRDKDVDDALAALKAKIGQN
- a CDS encoding winged helix-turn-helix domain-containing protein, whose amino-acid sequence is MTDAERNVQVVKDFRAAQVLLDKPQLSILRAFMTPGGQTIKAVAEQLRLDLNNVYRRVQRFEQLGLLKVVAHQKRRGRDVKVYRATAQEFFIPTSLYPLNEYFLDLFQPFAERFRLNYHRIFEHCEKPVGGILAGQLASGHFYGMADQQMQVFTDYGADSPAAVFHGTVLRLGRTAARELEGELFNLLMKYTGQQEEDGRPHVLTVLYHPQYIDPESQ